In a single window of the Gossypium hirsutum isolate 1008001.06 chromosome A13, Gossypium_hirsutum_v2.1, whole genome shotgun sequence genome:
- the LOC107893779 gene encoding uncharacterized protein produces the protein MGTQRLEFGVRVRKLMVISVKICYRSVWNHPFFLGLVCFLMLLYTSFPLLFSALVTASPVLVCTAVLLGTLLSFGSPYIPEINEKEEEEKASHHIPELKTRATEHNTVVERYVGGDDFVEERHVGERWGIVKNAEEKVNWYNEVGEVEEDDGSVHYKLLVDDDLDSRDIHCENGVIDEVEGSLNDSLVEKKREIQEEILGSEGQLSMVQASDDHHVLTDIVGDRNLEVEDCKLREDLSDEQRDDEFDSLVFSWKYAVDNEDDGDDESLDFGSDGAESSSPDASMADIIPMLDELDPLLGSGAPQPAQFSDNGSDAISKRSHDSNNDEIVESDELENQREEDDDDDDEKDAGDGAKEDKEDESKSAIKWTEDDQKNLMDLGTSELERNQRLDNLIARRRARKNMRLMIEKNLMDVNSANIPLNITPISTTRHNPFEFPYDSYADLGLPPFPASAPTILQPRRNPFDLPYDSSEEKPDLKGDSFQEEFAGFNQRETVPQREAFLRRHESFNVGPASLGFPQQELKWKPYFVPEHLVTEGSSSSSFHRQSSEVSESKLSSVPDTASVSSVVDEEDKSYEQDISQETELVTNEDHVSFHDEQESISSGDVELAGVDQVENRGVHLAVVGITFGDGESQMETESDFPEAGATAHVQFNMTETESNFSEAGATTHVELNPSDIYPRTGPVDEDFSSRFILSSLSEIDEKISDLTGVGAAGFEPRGHEIKESSISIQPSFEESEFHFTTRVVDDNQHSEPVYDSSPSVEKILSFSSVSSEAQTETSEMGAPSMFVESIDKEPEGHGETREQGTSSFQEMHAASLDLFENEPRVRDLPEISVHDGIYAGSSGFSSTFSDHNVSPVPKSVVEYVSTDAGSSSSDEGLEDSFSKKEDSFIQNQEDLLSLGAEMSLAAEQGMGKILDCLPEEQQHLMNPVEFSEAAPGDWHAVVKEDTLLELYEIHSSSSSEHNLVGGGARPKEEIIQTECCQMHLSNLDASLDVEAHHDKGEELSSTALTHQAMPYNDESSSTEDEYYHITVAQVNPSKANLREVLKTDSEMGQVQPIYSDSKIDCDVDHDMNLEGIPFNSSYQALPSRENPPALEKQLMLSKSTDEPSIDEHDKLEEPSIIAMESTLELDFGNNDVDLLKIPGSEDKLSANYTCMTSESTFPAESPEHSLPTDRDLKEQILNEMESEGSPQDLSEHFNHAAEIYEEDKQIKEINEIILSELDTIGDFNLRKTDLPEGSHIANTESAVLPEDTKTKANVDQPVLEARSVEDIDLAFKQLYEGIDVDEVIHPSMIEDPQDQADTNPKLPVVEVRSLEDTCKAFQQSPESNSAELPYSSDI, from the exons ATGGGAACTCAAAGATTGGAATTTGGAGTTAGAGTTAGGAAATTAATGGTGATAtcagttaaaatatgttatagatCAGTTTGGAATCATCCATTTTTTTTGGGGTTGGTTTGCTTTTTGATGCTTTTGTATACCTCATTTCCTTTGTTATTTTCTGCTTTGGTTACTGCATCTCCTGTTTTGGTCTGCACTGCTGTTTTACTTGGTACACTATTGAGTTTTGGGTCACCATACATACCTGAAATCaatgaaaaggaagaagaagagaaagctAGCCATCATATTCCAGAATTGAAAACCAGGGCTACTGAGCACAATACTGTTGTGGAGAGATATGTAGGTGGTGATGATTTTGTTGAAGAAAGACATGTAGGGGAGAGGTGGGGTATAGTCAAGAATGCTGAGGAGAAAGTTAATTGGTATAATGAGGTTGGTGAAGTCGAGGAAGATGATGGTTCAGTTCATTATAAGCTGTTGGTGGATGACGATTTGGATTCTAGGGATATTCATTGTGAGAATGGGGTGATTGATGAGGTAGAGGGATCATTGAATGATTCGTTGGTGGAGAAGAAGAGGGAAATCCAGGAGGAGATTCTAGGAAGTGAAGGCCAGTTGAGTATGGTGCAGGCATCGGATGATCATCATGTTTTGACGGATATAGTAGGAGATAGGAATCTTGAAGTGGAGGATTGCAAACTCAGAGAAGATCTCAGTGATGAACAAAGGGATGATGAATTCGATTCTCTGGTGTTCTCTTGGAAATATGCTGTGGACAATGaggatgatggtgatgatgaatCGTTGGATTTTGGTTCTGATGGTGCTGAGAGTTCCTCTCCTGATGCTTCAATGGCTGATATAATTCCGATGCTTGATGAATTGGATCCGCTTTTGGGCTCTGGAGCTCCACAACCAGCTCAGTTTTCTGATAATGGTTCAGATGCCATCTCAAAGAGGTCTCATGATAGTAataatgatgaaattgttgagTCCGATGAGTTAGAAAACCAAAgggaggaagatgatgatgacgatgatgaGAAGGATGCGGGAGATGGAGCTAAGGAAGATAAAGAGGATGAAAGTAAATCCGCAATCAAATGGACAGAGGATGATCAAAAGAATCTCATGGATTTGGGGACTTCAGAGCTCGAAAGAAACCAACGATTGGATAATCTTATTGCAAGGAGAAGAGCCCGTAAAAACATGAGATTGATGATTGAGAAGAATCTGATGGACGTGAATAGTGCTAATATTCCCTTAAACATTACACCAATTTCTACAACAAGACATAATCCATTTGAATTTCCATATGATTCCTATGCTGACCTAGGGTTACCGCCCTTTCCGGCGTCAGCTCCGACTATTTTGCAGCCAAGAAGAAACCCTTTTGATCTTCCTTACGACTCGAGCGAGGAAAAACCTGATCTTAAAGGAGATAGTTTCCAGGAGGAGTTTGCTGGTTTTAATCAAAGGGAAACAGTTCCCCAAAGAGAAGCCTTCTTACGAAGACATGAAAGCTTCAATGTGGGACCAGCATCTTTAGGTTTTCCTCAGCAAGAGCTTAAGTGGAAACCATATTTTGTCCCAGAGCACTTAGTAACTGAAGGATCTAGCTCTTCTTCATTCCATAGGCAGTCAAGTGAAGTTAGTGAGTCGAAGTTGAGTTCTGTTCCTGATACTGCATCAGTGAGTTCAGTTGTGGATGAGGAGGACAAGTCATATGAGCAAGACATTTCTCAAGAAACTGAACTGGTCACAAATGAAGATCATGTTTCTTTCCATGATGAACAAGAGAGCATATCGTCTGGGGATGTTGAGCTTGCAGGTGTTGATCAAGTTGAGAATAGAGGTGTTCACCTTGCTGTGGTTGGGATCACATTCGGAGATGGAGAAAGTCAGATGGAAACAGAATCAGATTTTCCTGAAGCTGGAGCAACTGCTCATGTGCAATTCAATATGACTGAAACAGAATCAAATTTTTCTGAAGCTGGAGCAACTACTCATGTAGAACTCAATCCAAGTGACATTTATCCCAGAACAGGGCCAGTTGACGAGGATTTTAGCAGTAGGTTCATTTTGTCATCGTTATCAGAAATAGATGAAAAGATATCTGATTTAACTGGAGTAGGAGCTGCAGGTTTTGAACCGAGAGGTcatgaaattaaagaatcttcCATATCCATACAACCATCATTTGAAGAATCAGAATTCCATTTTACAACTAGGGTGGTGGATGATAATCAGCATagtgaacctgtttatgattcaAGTCCATCAGTTGAGAAGATCCTCTCATTTTCATCTGTATCTTCTGAGGCACAAACTGAGACATCTGAAATGGGTGCACCCTCAATGTTTGTTGAGTCAATTGATAAGGAACCTGAAGGGCATGGTGAAACAAGAGAACAGGGTACTTCTAGTTTTCAAGAGATGCATGCAGCATCCTTGGATTTGTTTGAAAACGAACCAAGGGTAAGGGATCTACCAGAGATCAGTGTGCATGATGGTATATATGCTGGTTCATCAGGGTTTTCTTCCACTTTTTCCGATCATAATGTATCACCGGTGCCTAAATCTGTGGTTGAATATGTTTCAACAGATGCAGGCTCGTCATCTTCTGACGAAGGATTGGAGGACAGTTTCTCAAAAAAGGAAGACAGCTTTATCCAGAATCAAGAGGACTTATTGAGCCTTGGTGCAGAGATGAGTCTTGCTGCTGAGCAAGGAATGGGTAAGATTTTGGATTGTTTACCAGAAGAACAACAGCATCTGATGAACCCCGTTGAATTTTCAGAGGCTGCACCAGGAGATTGGCATGCAGTTGTAAAGGAAGACACTCTGCTTGAGCTATATGAAATACATTCGTCAAGTTCATCAGAGCATAACTTAGTAGGGGGTGGTGCTAGGCCCAAGGAAGAAATCATCCAGACTGAATGCTGTCAAATGCATTTGTCAAACTTGGATGCAAGTCTTGATGTTGAAGCCCACCATGATAAGGGTGAGGAGTTGTCTTCCACAGCTTTGACTCACCAGGCTATGCCTTACAATGATGAAAGTTCATCCACAGAGGATGAATATTATCACATAACAGTGGCTCAAGTTAACCCTTCAAAGGCTAACCTCAGGGAGGTGCTTAAAACTGACTCTGAAATGGGTCaagttcaaccaatatattcGGATTCAAAGATTGATTGTGATGTTGACCATGATATGAATTTGGAGGGAATTCCTTTTAACTCTAGTTATCAAGCTCTGCCTTCTAGAGAAAACCCACCAGCATTGGAGAAACAGCTGATGCTGTCTAAATCTACGGATGAACCATCCATTGATGAACATGATAAGCTGGAG GAACCATCTATTATTGCAATGGAGTCTACACTGGAATTAGACTTTGGCAACAATGATGTTGATTTACTTAAAATTCCTGGGTCTGAGGACAAACTTTCAGCAAACTACACTTGCATGACTTCGGAATCTACTTTTCCTGCTGAGAGTCCTGAACATTCATTGCCAACGGATCGAGATTTGAAAGAGCAGATcctaaatgaaatggaaagtgaGGGCAGCCCTCAAGATCTATCAGAACACTTTAATCATGCAGCAGAAATATAtgaagaggataaacagattaaAGAGATTAATGAAATAATTCTCTCTGAATTGGATACCATTGGGGACTTCAATCTCAGGAAAACTGATTTACCAGAGGGATCTCATATTGCCAATACGGAATCTGCAGTCTTACCGGAGGATACGAAGACCAAGGCCAATGTTGATCAGCCTGTTCTTGAAGCAAGATCAGTAGAAGATATTGATTTGGCTTTCAAGCAACTTTATGAAGGGATCGATGTTGATGAAGTAATTCATCCAAGTATGATTGAGGACCCACAGGATCAAGCAGATACCAATCCAAAATTACCTGTTGTTGAGGTAAGATCTCTAGAGGATACCTGTAAAGCTTTCCAACAAAGCCCGGAATCTAATTCAGCAGAGCTGCCATATTCTTCAGACATTTGA
- the LOC107893778 gene encoding protein DETOXIFICATION 21 has protein sequence MKGDISHRLLKEAEKIEVEEATLKEKIWMELKKTFVVAAPATFTRFSTFGVAVISQAFIGHIGPVELAAYSLCFTCLLRFGNGVLLGMASALETLCGQAFGAKQYHMLGIYLQRSWIVLFMSACCLLPLYIFTNPLFIALGQDEKIAQACGYISHWFIFIVFSFIISFTCQMFLQAQSKNMIIAYLAAFSIGIHIFLSWLLTMKLEFGLAGALFSTVLAYWLPNVGQILFVTCGGCKDTWKGFSMLAFKDLCPIVKLSISSGVMLCLELWYNTILVLLTGNLKNAEVAIDALAICLNINGWEMMISLGFLAAASVRVSNELGRGNAKGAKFSIIMTTLTSLCIGFVLFLVFLCLRGRLAYIFTTSEEVAEAVADLSPLLASSILVNSVQPVLSGVAVGAGWQRVVAWVNIASYYLVGIPIGVVLGYVWNMHVKGVWIGMLLGTLLQTIVLVVITWRTDWDKQVILARTRLNKWFVPESREDNQNVAA, from the exons ATGAAAGGTGATATAAGCCACAGGCTTCTTAAAGAAGCAGAAAAGATTGAAGTTGAAGAAGCAACACTAAAAGAAAAGATATGGATGGAGTTAAAGAAGACGTTTGTTGTTGCAGCTCCCGCAACATTCACCAGGTTTTCCACCTTTGGTGTCGCTGTCATCAGTCAAGCTTTTATTGGTCATATCGGACCTGTTGAGCTTGCTGCTTATTCCCTCTGTTTCACTTGCCTTTTGAGGTTCGGCAATGGTGTTTTG TTGGGCATGGCAAGTGCATTGGAAACTCTATGTGGTCAAGCATTCGGAGCAAAACAATACCATATGCTGGGGATATACCTTCAAAGATCATGGATAGTTTTGTTTATGAGTGCATGTTGTCTTCTCCCATTATACATCTTCACCAACCCACTTTTTATAGCTTTAGGCCAAGATGAAAAGATAGCCCAAGCCTGTGGTTACATTAGCCATTGGTTCATCTTCATAGTCTTCTCTTTTATCATCTCCTTCACTTGCCAAATGTTCCTGCAAGCTCAAAGCAAGAACATGATTATTGCATATTTGGCCGCCTTCTCCATTGGAATCCATATCTTTCTTTCATGGCTTTTGACTATGAAGCTCGAGTTTGGGCTGGCTGGAGCTTTGTTTTCCACTGTTTTGGCCTATTGGTTACCCAATGTAGGTCAGATTTTGTTTGTTACTTGTGGAGGGTGCAAAGATACTTGGAAGGGTTTCTCAATGTTGGCCTTTAAGGATCTTTGCCCTATAGTCAAGCTCTCTATATCCTCTGGTGTTATGCTTTG TCTCGAACTCTGGTACAACACGATATTGGTTCTTCTAACTGGAAACTTGAAAAATGCTGAGGTGGCCATTGATGCTCTTGCCATTTG CCTCAACATTAATGGATGGGAAATGATGATATCACTTGGTTTTCTGGCTGCTGCAAG TGTTAGGgtctcaaatgagcttggaagagGAAATGCCAAAGGTGCCAAATTTTCGATTATCATGACAACTCTTACATCACTTTGTATCGGATTCGTGCTGTTCCTGGTATTCTTATGCCTTAGAGGACGTTTAGCATACATTTTCACCACCAGCGAAGAAGTGGCCGAAGCCGTTGCCGATTTATCTCCGTTGTTGGCTTCTTCCATACTTGTAAACAGTGTTCAACCTGTGCTCTCTG GAGTTGCGGTGGGAGCTGGATGGCAGCGCGTAGTGGCATGGGTTAACATTGCCTCGTATTATCTAGTTGGCATTCCAATTGGTGTTGTGCTTGGATACGTTTGGAATATGCATGTCAAG GGTGTTTGGATTGGCATGTTGCTAGGAACATTGCTTCAAACAATTGTACTGGTTGTGATCACTTGGAGAACTGACTGGGATAAACAG GTCATCTTAGCTCGCACTCGACTTAATAAATGGTTTGTACCTGAATCCAGAGAAGACAACCAAAATGTGGCTGCCTGA